A genomic stretch from Cloacibacterium caeni includes:
- a CDS encoding ATP-dependent Clp protease adaptor ClpS — MKFYDNPQREYQEEVALLEQEDEVYKLVLHNDDVNTFDFVIECLIEICKHTLEQAEQCTILVHYKGKCTVKTGSMELLKPMHEKLISRGLTSEIV; from the coding sequence ATGAAATTTTACGATAATCCTCAAAGAGAATATCAAGAAGAAGTAGCGCTTCTAGAACAGGAAGACGAAGTCTATAAATTAGTGCTGCATAATGATGATGTAAACACTTTTGATTTCGTGATAGAGTGTTTAATCGAAATTTGTAAACATACGCTAGAACAAGCTGAACAATGTACTATTTTGGTACATTACAAAGGCAAATGCACCGTGAAAACTGGCAGTATGGAACTTCTAAAACCCATGCATGAAAAATTAATTTCCAGAGGTCTTACTTCTGAGATAGTATAA
- a CDS encoding hemolysin family protein, translating into MDYDSVVKLLIALLLVLLNGFFVAAEFSIVKVRYSQIQIKAAEGNKMAKQAEHIIKHLDAYLSATQLGITLASLALGWVGESALEHVFHGIFSYFNINIAPTMITTISVVVSFLIITVMHIVFGELVPKSIAIRKSEATTLFISAPLRLFYNIFKPFIWLMNLFSNAFLKLIGIHPASEHDIHSTEELQLLVKQSADSGEIEEENYEIIKNAFDFTDHTAKQVMVPRQNIISIDIEDDKEEILKQIIDCGYSRIPVFKNSIDNIIGLFYTKEIMREYIKNKDLDLKEFLREAFFVVGSKKISDLLNVFQQKKQHLAIVIDEFGGTEGILTLEDILEELVGEIQDEEDDEDKIVDQVGENVFWVKATQPLEEINECLPKELSEVGEYNTLAGFILHQLEDIPEENQEFDIDDYHFKILKMNNKSVELVELVYEPKDIVDDLTEEISEI; encoded by the coding sequence ATGGATTACGATAGTGTCGTCAAACTACTTATTGCATTATTACTTGTATTATTAAACGGTTTTTTCGTAGCGGCGGAATTCTCCATCGTTAAGGTTCGTTATTCTCAGATTCAAATTAAGGCTGCTGAAGGAAACAAAATGGCGAAACAAGCCGAACACATCATCAAACATTTAGATGCTTATTTATCTGCTACACAATTAGGGATTACCTTAGCTTCATTAGCATTAGGTTGGGTAGGAGAAAGCGCTCTGGAACATGTTTTCCATGGCATATTCTCTTATTTCAATATCAATATTGCACCTACCATGATTACGACTATTTCTGTGGTAGTCAGTTTTTTAATCATTACCGTAATGCATATTGTTTTTGGGGAGTTAGTACCTAAATCTATTGCCATTAGAAAATCAGAAGCCACTACGTTATTCATTTCTGCACCATTAAGATTATTCTACAATATTTTCAAACCATTTATTTGGTTAATGAATTTATTTTCAAATGCTTTTTTAAAATTAATAGGAATTCATCCCGCTTCCGAACATGATATTCACTCTACAGAAGAACTTCAGTTATTGGTAAAACAATCAGCTGATAGTGGAGAAATAGAAGAAGAAAACTACGAAATCATTAAAAATGCTTTTGATTTTACAGACCACACTGCAAAACAAGTGATGGTGCCTCGTCAAAATATTATTTCTATTGATATAGAAGATGATAAAGAAGAAATTCTAAAACAAATCATCGATTGTGGATATTCTAGAATCCCAGTGTTTAAAAACTCGATTGATAACATTATCGGACTTTTCTACACCAAGGAAATTATGAGAGAATACATCAAAAACAAAGACCTTGATTTAAAAGAGTTTTTGAGAGAAGCATTCTTCGTGGTTGGTAGTAAAAAGATTTCAGACTTGTTAAATGTTTTCCAACAAAAGAAACAGCATTTAGCCATTGTTATCGATGAATTCGGAGGTACAGAAGGTATTCTTACGTTAGAAGATATTTTAGAAGAATTGGTAGGTGAAATTCAAGATGAAGAAGATGATGAAGATAAAATTGTAGACCAAGTAGGCGAAAACGTTTTCTGGGTAAAAGCAACTCAACCTTTAGAAGAAATTAACGAGTGTTTGCCGAAGGAACTTTCGGAAGTGGGAGAATACAATACTTTAGCTGGATTTATTCTGCATCAATTAGAAGATATTCCAGAAGAAAATCAGGAGTTCGATATCGATGATTATCATTTCAAAATTTTGAAAATGAATAATAAGTCGGTGGAATTGGTAGAACTGGTGTATGAACCAAAAGATATTGTAGATGACTTAACCGAAGAAATTAGCGAAATCTAA
- the atpG gene encoding ATP synthase F1 subunit gamma has protein sequence MANLKEIRGRITSISSTMQITSAMKMVSAAKLKKAQDAIVMLRPYSEKLQEIIQNVSASSDSDNVSAFAQKREVKKVLYIAITSNRGLAGAFNSSIIKELNHRISNSAVEVEVLTIGKKVFDAVKKNRTVYDNQSAIFDHVSFEKVSKVTSAVMKDFSQGKFDEVHLIYNKFLNAANQEVKTEQLLPISMPETDGNANSDYIFEPNRNEILDSLIPKSIKTQVYKAVLDSIASEHGARMTAMHKATDNAQALKNDLVIFYNKARQAAITNEILEIVSGAEALKNS, from the coding sequence ATGGCAAATTTAAAAGAAATTAGAGGAAGAATAACTTCTATTTCATCTACAATGCAGATTACAAGTGCGATGAAAATGGTTTCCGCTGCGAAACTGAAAAAAGCACAAGATGCGATTGTAATGTTAAGACCTTATTCTGAAAAACTTCAAGAGATCATTCAGAATGTAAGCGCAAGCTCTGATTCTGATAACGTTTCTGCTTTTGCACAAAAGAGAGAGGTGAAAAAAGTACTATACATCGCTATTACTTCTAATAGAGGTTTGGCTGGTGCTTTTAACTCATCTATTATCAAAGAATTAAACCACAGAATTTCTAATTCTGCTGTAGAAGTAGAAGTGTTAACCATCGGGAAAAAAGTTTTTGATGCTGTAAAGAAAAACAGAACGGTATATGACAATCAAAGTGCCATCTTTGATCATGTGAGTTTTGAAAAAGTATCAAAAGTGACTTCTGCTGTGATGAAGGATTTCAGCCAAGGAAAATTTGATGAAGTACATCTAATTTATAATAAATTTTTAAATGCTGCTAATCAAGAAGTAAAAACTGAACAGCTATTACCAATATCAATGCCGGAAACTGATGGTAATGCAAACAGTGATTATATTTTTGAACCCAACAGAAACGAGATTTTGGATAGCCTAATTCCTAAATCTATTAAAACGCAAGTGTACAAAGCAGTGCTAGATTCTATCGCATCTGAACATGGAGCGAGAATGACTGCAATGCACAAAGCGACTGACAATGCACAAGCACTTAAAAATGATTTGGTAATTTTCTATAACAAAGCGCGTCAAGCTGCAATTACTAATGAAATTTTAGAAATCGTTTCTGGTGCAGAAGCACTTAAAAATAGTTAA
- the atpA gene encoding F0F1 ATP synthase subunit alpha, producing the protein MAEINPAEVSAILKQQLANFDTQTNVEEVGTVLQIGDGIALVYGLENVQYGELVKFESGIEGIVLNLAEDNVGVALLGESKRVKEGDTVRRTERISSIKVGEGLLGRVVDTLGNPIDGKGPVTGDLYEMPLERKAPGVIFRQPVNEPLQTGIVAIDSMIPIGRGQRELIIGDRQTGKTTVAIDTILNQKEFYDAGEPVFCIYVAVGQKGSTVAQIVKTLEDKGALAYTVVVAANASDPSPMQVYAPMAGAAIGEYFRDTGRPALIVYDDLSKQAVAYRELSLLLRRPPGREAYPGDVFYLHSRLLERAAKVIKDDTIASQMNDLPESLRPMVKGGGSLTALPIIETQAGDVSAYIPTNVISITDGQIFLESDLFNSGVRPAINVGISVSRVGGNAQIKSMKKVSGTLKLDQAQYKELEAFAKFGSDLDAATMAVIAKGERNVEILKQPVNSPLPVESQVAMIYAGTENLLRNVPVRKVREFQVEYVDFLKNKHPEVMAALKSGKIDDSLTGVLKQVATDLASKYN; encoded by the coding sequence ATGGCAGAAATAAATCCGGCTGAAGTTTCAGCAATTTTAAAACAACAGTTAGCCAACTTTGATACACAAACAAATGTAGAAGAAGTGGGTACAGTATTACAAATTGGAGACGGTATCGCTCTAGTTTACGGTTTAGAAAATGTACAATACGGAGAATTGGTAAAATTCGAATCAGGAATTGAAGGTATTGTATTAAATCTTGCAGAAGACAATGTAGGTGTTGCACTTCTTGGAGAATCTAAAAGAGTAAAAGAAGGAGATACGGTAAGAAGAACCGAAAGAATCTCTTCTATTAAAGTAGGAGAAGGTCTTTTAGGAAGAGTAGTAGATACTCTAGGTAATCCTATCGATGGTAAAGGTCCTGTAACTGGAGATCTTTATGAAATGCCACTAGAAAGAAAAGCTCCAGGAGTAATTTTCCGTCAACCGGTAAATGAACCACTTCAGACAGGTATCGTAGCAATTGACTCTATGATTCCAATCGGAAGAGGACAAAGAGAGTTGATCATCGGAGATAGACAAACTGGTAAAACTACCGTTGCTATCGACACTATTTTGAACCAAAAAGAATTTTATGATGCTGGTGAACCTGTATTCTGTATCTACGTTGCTGTAGGTCAAAAAGGTTCTACTGTAGCACAAATCGTAAAAACTTTAGAAGATAAAGGAGCTTTAGCTTACACCGTTGTGGTTGCAGCAAACGCTTCAGACCCTTCTCCAATGCAGGTGTATGCACCAATGGCTGGAGCTGCAATCGGAGAATATTTCAGAGACACTGGTAGACCAGCATTAATTGTTTATGATGACTTATCGAAACAAGCAGTAGCTTACCGTGAGCTTTCTCTATTATTAAGAAGACCACCAGGTCGTGAAGCATATCCTGGAGACGTTTTCTACCTTCACTCAAGATTATTAGAAAGAGCTGCTAAAGTAATTAAAGATGATACCATCGCTTCTCAAATGAACGATTTACCAGAATCATTAAGACCAATGGTAAAAGGAGGTGGTTCGTTAACGGCTCTTCCAATCATCGAAACTCAAGCAGGTGACGTATCAGCATATATTCCTACCAACGTAATTTCGATTACAGACGGACAGATCTTCTTAGAGTCAGATTTATTCAACTCTGGGGTGAGACCAGCGATTAACGTAGGTATTTCTGTATCGAGAGTAGGAGGTAACGCTCAGATTAAGTCTATGAAAAAAGTTTCGGGTACCTTGAAACTTGACCAAGCGCAGTACAAAGAATTAGAAGCTTTTGCTAAATTTGGTTCTGACTTAGATGCTGCTACTATGGCGGTAATCGCAAAAGGAGAAAGAAACGTAGAAATTCTTAAACAACCAGTAAACTCTCCACTACCTGTAGAATCACAAGTAGCGATGATTTACGCAGGAACTGAAAACTTATTGAGAAACGTTCCTGTAAGAAAAGTAAGAGAATTCCAAGTAGAATACGTAGACTTCTTAAAAAATAAACACCCAGAAGTAATGGCTGCTCTTAAATCAGGTAAGATTGATGACAGTTTAACAGGTGTTCTTAAGCAAGTAGCTACAGATTTAGCTTCTAAATATAACTAA
- the atpH gene encoding ATP synthase F1 subunit delta, translating to MLTSKVAKRYAQGLLDFTQESGNTASIFSEMKDVVKIFNESKELKNFFASPIIDAKKKTKAALEIFAQFSQLSKNLITLVIKQGRESHLQDIAQEFINKVEDLQGVQRVTLTVASELSQKNVEDIVKSSSLVDHTKNYDLNVVVNPEIIGGYILRVGDQQVDTSVRTKLSQVKKEFQLN from the coding sequence ATGCTAACCTCTAAAGTAGCGAAAAGATATGCACAAGGTTTACTAGACTTTACTCAAGAGTCTGGGAACACGGCTTCTATTTTTTCGGAAATGAAAGATGTAGTAAAGATTTTTAATGAATCTAAAGAATTAAAAAACTTCTTTGCTTCGCCAATCATAGACGCTAAAAAGAAAACCAAAGCAGCCTTAGAAATCTTTGCTCAGTTTTCACAATTAAGTAAGAATCTCATTACTTTGGTGATTAAACAAGGTAGAGAAAGTCATCTACAAGATATAGCACAAGAGTTTATCAATAAAGTAGAAGACTTACAAGGCGTACAGAGAGTTACCTTAACCGTAGCTTCTGAACTGTCTCAGAAAAATGTAGAAGACATTGTAAAATCTTCATCTTTAGTAGACCATACTAAAAACTACGACCTAAATGTGGTAGTAAACCCTGAAATTATTGGCGGGTATATCTTAAGAGTAGGAGACCAACAGGTAGATACCTCTGTGAGAACAAAGCTTAGCCAAGTGAAAAAAGAATTTCAATTAAATTAA